The Bacillota bacterium region AGGTCCGGAGTGGTCGTGCACAGCACGGCGACGCCCCGGCGCCGGAGTTCTTCCACGTCGGAAGAGGTGACGGTGTTGGTGATGATAACCTTTCCGGTCAGGTCGTCCGGCATGTGGCGATGAATGGCGTGGAAGTCGCCCACGATCACCTCGGCCCAGCGGTAGAAGCGCCCGTGCTTGGGGACGATCTCCTCCTGCTTCTTGCCGGTGGGGTAGAAGAGCTGAAACGGAAGCCGCGTGATGATGGGGGCCAGCACGAAGGCCAGCACCTTCAGCCAGCGCAGGGACCGCAGCGGTATGGGCACACCCAACCCGAAGATCAGGTCCCCGAAGACCGCATCGGCGCCGGCCTCGACCAGTGCTTCGGCCATGCCGTAGCGATCTACCGCCAGCACCATGAGGGTGCGCCGCCCGGCCAGCCTCCACCCGACCTCCCGGGTGAGGTACTCGATGACCCAGCGTTCCAGGGTGTCCTTGAGGCCGCCACCGTCCACCATGGGAGTCACCCGGGCCGCTTCGGCTATGCGCCGCGCGTCCTTGAACGCCCACCGGCGGTTGCCCGCCCGGATGTAGAGGTCGATGCCCCCCATGCCGAAGGCGTCCACCTTGCCGTCCAGTTCGCGGACCAGTTGAATCGCCCTGCGCATGTCGCCGTCGGTGCCGATGCGCTCCACGACGACGTGCTCGCCCAGAAACTCCGTCTCCCAGCGGTGATCACGCCGCGACGAGCCGAGGCTCACGCTCACGACGCGCTTCAACTGGACTTCACCCCGCTAATCAGGGCCGCGATCCGGTGCGGATCCACCTCGGCGTCCTTGGTGATGGGCGAGGGGCCCAGGCTGACGCCGATGACCCGGTCGCTCCCCAAAATAGCCTCCACCAGCCGGATGCGCATGTCCGAGCCCAGGAAGATGACGCGGTCGAAACGGCTCAGGAT contains the following coding sequences:
- a CDS encoding quinate 5-dehydrogenase, which produces MKRVVSVSLGSSRRDHRWETEFLGEHVVVERIGTDGDMRRAIQLVRELDGKVDAFGMGGIDLYIRAGNRRWAFKDARRIAEAARVTPMVDGGGLKDTLERWVIEYLTREVGWRLAGRRTLMVLAVDRYGMAEALVEAGADAVFGDLIFGLGVPIPLRSLRWLKVLAFVLAPIITRLPFQLFYPTGKKQEEIVPKHGRFYRWAEVIVGDFHAIHRHMPDDLTGKVIITNTVTSSDVEELRRRGVAVLCTTTPDLGGRSFGTNVLEAALVAVSGRRPEELTRDDYLRLIQEAKLRPRIEVLNRQTAWAAAPGLPGVQGAQAKA